A window from Planctomycetota bacterium encodes these proteins:
- the sppA gene encoding signal peptide peptidase SppA, producing MSSSAPPPPPPPEGGSPPIDPRGVLRPPGSPAMSASSPSSPPTGLPGGAPPLGAGGVIPPPPPGLFPPPPGFGGFPPPPQRRRSGLRTALFVVGAIVVFGGILLGGIVLIGTIAGAGAGSSPMNRVVKQTVQSGASDQVIAIIPVNGLIIDETESAIARYVAAAEEDTNIKAVVLHVSSPGGTVTDSNQIYENLLRLKENRPNLPIVAHFDDVAASGGYYVACAADEIVAEETTITGSIGVLIQYPQLSGFAKKTGIRFQTIVADGSPRKAFLDTFEEPDDEDLADVKSLLNKQYDIFRDVVEAGRGSKIREAGSSVDEVASGAVFVGEQALELGLVDKIGMISDATGSAAALAGLQNPKVVRFGRPPTVLEQIGLAEAKSLDLQGESAKSLAVELLHEATSPRVLYLYNGAR from the coding sequence CCGCACCGCCGCCTCCGCCGCCGCCAGAGGGTGGCTCGCCGCCGATCGATCCGCGCGGCGTCCTTCGCCCGCCGGGGTCGCCGGCGATGTCCGCCAGTTCGCCCAGCTCGCCGCCGACGGGTTTGCCGGGCGGTGCGCCGCCGTTGGGTGCTGGCGGGGTCATACCACCGCCGCCGCCCGGTCTTTTTCCGCCGCCGCCGGGATTCGGCGGGTTCCCACCGCCGCCCCAACGGCGTCGTAGCGGCCTGCGGACGGCCCTTTTCGTCGTCGGCGCGATCGTCGTCTTCGGCGGCATCCTCCTCGGCGGGATCGTCCTCATCGGCACGATCGCCGGTGCCGGGGCGGGCTCGTCGCCGATGAATCGCGTGGTCAAGCAGACGGTCCAATCGGGTGCCAGCGACCAGGTCATCGCGATCATTCCCGTCAATGGCCTGATCATCGACGAGACCGAGTCGGCAATTGCTCGCTATGTCGCTGCCGCAGAAGAGGATACGAACATCAAGGCGGTCGTGCTGCACGTCTCCTCGCCAGGCGGGACGGTGACGGACTCCAACCAGATCTACGAGAATCTGCTCAGACTCAAGGAAAATCGACCGAATCTGCCGATCGTCGCCCACTTCGACGATGTCGCCGCCAGCGGCGGGTACTACGTGGCCTGTGCGGCCGACGAGATCGTTGCCGAGGAGACGACCATCACGGGCAGCATCGGCGTGCTGATCCAGTACCCGCAATTGTCCGGTTTTGCGAAAAAAACAGGGATTCGGTTCCAGACGATCGTCGCCGACGGCTCGCCGCGGAAGGCGTTTCTGGACACCTTCGAGGAGCCGGACGACGAGGACTTGGCGGACGTCAAGTCGTTGTTAAACAAGCAGTACGACATCTTCCGCGACGTCGTGGAGGCGGGTCGTGGCTCGAAGATCAGAGAGGCCGGTTCGAGCGTCGACGAGGTGGCGAGCGGAGCCGTCTTCGTCGGCGAGCAGGCGCTGGAGCTGGGGCTGGTCGACAAGATCGGCATGATCAGCGACGCGACCGGCTCCGCCGCGGCCTTAGCCGGCCTGCAGAATCCGAAGGTCGTCCGCTTCGGCAGGCCTCCGACGGTGCTGGAGCAGATCGGCTTGGCTGAGGCGAAATCGCTCGATCTTCAGGGAGAATCGGCGAAAAGCCTAGCCG